The DNA region gtgtttttaaggcCTTCCACTTAACATGCTAGACTGATTGTTCAACTATTGCAGCATGAGGCGTCTCTGATAAGTTATGCATGACACTGTAGTTGGGAGACGTGTCCGTGTGAAATGACATGTGACAGTTTGGATTTCGGGTCACGTTCTGTGCATGCAGGAATCTCACTTATGTCccatttctttgtctctttagaCTGACCTTAAACACACGAAATCTTCTCTCTTGATTTTAATATATCACGCTCAGGGTTGGTGACATCTGACCAAAACTTTAACCATTTAGTTCTCATTGTTAATATTTGACTGCATCgttaaattttcattttttattacatcaaAATTGTTATGTAATTTGACCTTTCCTGCTGTACTCTGCACCAAGCACCACTTTAGACTATAATAGTAATCTTGTTGTCCACATGAGTTGATTCACACATGCTGAAACAGAGGAGTTGCCATTTGAACACAGTGCCCAGCAAGTGCAGGTTAATTTATAACTTGTCCTCTTGTCTCGTGACTGTCTTCATAGTTATTCAATGTTCAGTCAGTTTGACTTCACAGTAAGAGGCTCAGTTTGAGTGTCTACACACATGTGACACCCAGAGGAACTCATGGACCAACAAGTACCCCAAGGTTTCTGGACTAACATTTTGGGACAAAGGTCTGTAGTGGACACTAACGGTGCTAGAAATCCTACAGTAATCCTCAGTGGGCCTCATGATCACCTGGGTCCACCTCCTCCGCTCCCTCGTCAGTCAGACAGTTTGCTGGATGGCGAGAAGACTGGAGCCACCTTGCTGTTCTCTGGAGTCTTCATCACTCTGGTTGGTATCACCTTCACCACCATGGGATGGCAACGCTATCAAGACAACCTCAGCTTTGAGTGGCCCCAACTGCTGGGCCCCATCCTGATTTCAGTCGGATGCACTTTTGTGTTAACAAGCATCTGCAAATTTGGAATCATCTCCTGCTGGCGCTCCAGACAGTGGGATGAGGACGTGCTGGTGATGCCTGTCATGGAGCAAACCTCGGCGGGACATTCTTTTACGCTGAGCGGCATAAATCAACCAATCATGTTACGTGGTGGCACGGCGATGCTGTGTATTCCACCTCCGTATAACTTTATAACCCAGGAATCGAGCCAGCACTGTGACTTCCAGCCTGGCAGCTCTGTGAGTGCAGCCCTTCCTCCACTTGACGCTGCGTGCTGTGCGGATAACGCAGCGTTCACAGCAGATGAAGCAGACGGCTCAGACCTTAGAGGAAGCAGGTAGGGAACGACGCTTACACGACTGACATTGCCCCAACTTTTGTGAACGCATAAATATGACAAGCAGTGTTTTAGTCCTGCTGGGGTCGCCCATTACTTAAACATGCTGTTATGATGAGCATGTGGTTTTTGGAGGACAGAGGATCAGGTACATGCATCACTTTTTATTCCCGAAGATAAAAAACAGCTGTCATCTACAGGCGATAGATCCCTGCGAGGCCGGGTTTTTGCTCTTTACCCAGCATGCAACATGTTGACACTAGAGCAGATAAAGCCAGCATTGGGAGAGACTTAATCTTAAATCAGATTTGAGTGTGTTAAAGACTCTCGGCTTCACACAGCGCTCATTAAAACAGTCAAAGTGTGCCAGAGTTCGTTTCTTATTAGCCACAAGATCACACTTAGGCCCAAAGTGTTTTTGGCCGTCAATACTCTCTCAGCCAATTATGGTGCAATGAATCTCTCCATAATAGTAAACACACTTGGATGGATTCACGCAAATCACTATTGTACTGTGAGAAAAGCTCTCACTATTGTCACTTTAAAAATCGCAGAATATACCTTGATTTTTGTAATAAAGAGGTcaaaatcaataatcaatttaaCCTTTTATCCAAATAAGTCTCCTGTTAATGAAAGGGGGACAATTAAAACCAAAATAGATCCCTATATTCTCATATAATCACCCTTTCAGAGGTGTAATTTcatatcaaaaacatttttacaatgtATGTGAATATTTGGTTCATATTTCCCCctctaataataaataatacatgtaatttataccacacttttcattcatagtgaaactcaaagtgccacagtattaataacataaacacacaacgAAAAGAAAATAGTAAGACGAGTTCCTTAAACCGAGTGGATCATTGAAGAGGGAAACATAAGGTTACATGCTGTCATTAAGAAAAGCTGCTTTCCTTTCCACTAATTGCAGGATCCCATTTATTTGAAATCCAATCAAATATCCCTGGATGGACGTGTTGGTTGAACACAAAGCTGCGTTCCATTAGCGGGAAAGTTACAAGTTTTCACTTTCTCTTATTGTTTTTAGACGATTACTCCCAGCAGGTTTCCAGGAAAGTAATTCACTTTAATAAAAGCAGACAGCAGGAATAATACAGTTAACCTAGGATAACTATAAACTGCTGCCCTGATCATATGAACACATGCTCAGCTCACCAGCTCTCACTTATGTTGTCACAACTTCTGACCTGTTTCGCGATGTTTCCAGTGGTTAATGCCAAATAGAGGAATGATCAAGGGAGAAATTGCTCAacgtcagtgttttttttttccttttaaagatCAACTGGCTTCCTTAACGTACGCTTTAAGCATAACCAATTGGGCCTGTAAACATTTGGATATTAGCCAGCTCTTATCTCTTTAAATCCAAGCCtctttgagatgttttgtttcatttccgGTGTAGGATTCAGAAGACGGAGGATGAGCGAAGACGTGGTGAGGAGAGCGGCTCGGCCCCTGCGCAGCCACCTGCATACGAAGACATATGCCCATCCTATAGCAGGCAAAATCTACACATCTAACATAAATGGAGCCTGAAAGTTATTGTTCTGATTTTCATGCATTGCTTTAGAGTCTTCCAATGatgatactgtatgtcagaagtgatttaaaaagatTCACTGCACAATAAAACTTAAATGTCCTTGATATTTCACTCAACAGCAACAGATtattaaaggatgggttcacaatttttttttttaatactgcatgtAAGTTCTCAGCAAGCTTCTGAAGCCTTCGAGGCCGCAGATACAATGTTCGTCCATAAATCTCCATTTTAATGAGGTTTTTCTTCCAGGGAGTCTCATCTTAGTGGATTTTATGACTTCATACATAGTTATTATGGTTGGTGTACATGATAACAGCTGTGAGAGGAAAGTGAAACCTACAAGCTCagttaaaggacgagttcaccatttttctcaagtctgtcctaaagcAACAatcaggtgtccaaatgaatACTGACACATGTTTTaattgctgtaatcattcctcctgttcatactgaccaatAAGAGATCACCTCATAATGCTCttccaatgtaagtg from Scomber scombrus chromosome 15, fScoSco1.1, whole genome shotgun sequence includes:
- the tmem174 gene encoding transmembrane protein 174 codes for the protein MDQQVPQGFWTNILGQRSVVDTNGARNPTVILSGPHDHLGPPPPLPRQSDSLLDGEKTGATLLFSGVFITLVGITFTTMGWQRYQDNLSFEWPQLLGPILISVGCTFVLTSICKFGIISCWRSRQWDEDVLVMPVMEQTSAGHSFTLSGINQPIMLRGGTAMLCIPPPYNFITQESSQHCDFQPGSSVSAALPPLDAACCADNAAFTADEADGSDLRGSRIQKTEDERRRGEESGSAPAQPPAYEDICPSYSSFPVPMEVRPDEHAIIRSSRPGSAGLGVQARSWDSVAFISIAEGLSSDCHWEFKFDVQLQIPMTVTEPLGL